One Bdellovibrio bacteriovorus genomic window, TCTGTGTGAAGCAGATTCTGAATTTGCGGCAGGGTGTAGACGTGACGCAGTTTTTGGCAGAAAAGAACCTGGGCTTGGGCGCGCGCAGGGTCGGCAAAAAAGTGATCGGCGTGAATAAGATCATGCACGATAAAGCCTAAAACATCGCGACCTTCTTCAACGAAATTTTCAATTTCCTCAAGTTCGGTCAGCATACTGACACAGCGTTGACCTTGGCACTGCATTTCTAAGACGTGTTCGGGAGTTGGAACAGAGGTCAGAAGTTCCAGTGGATAAAGTCCACGTTCCCACGCGCGTAAAGAGCGTGGGACAGAAAGGGGGATGGAGCGCCAGCTTAAGGAGCAAAACTCTTCGACGAAATAGTTTTCGGTGTCTAAGCGGTTGAGGACTTTTCGATCGTTCAAGTGCGGCGGTAAGTGTGCGCGCAAAATTTCAATAACCTTGCGACCGCGGATTCCTTGTTCTTGGGGATCAAATTTAAAATCACTATGCGGTCCGCCTAAAAAATCAGCGGGCCTGCGAAAGAAGGAGAAAATCAGAATATACACAGACGCTATTTCGAAATCTTTAAGCTCCCGTTGTTTCCACATCGCTAAAAAAGGATGAAGCGCATGATGAATTTCAGAGGCGTGTTGTTTTAAAAATGAGGTCTCTAAAAGACGATGACGAAAGCGTCCTGGGCGCAACATGGGGTCATATTGCTTGAGGCAGGATCGTTTTGTCACTACTTTAAGTATTAAAAAATACTTTAACGAGATCGCGCAAGATTGCGAAATATTGTGATTATTTAAAATATGGAAGAAATTCGTAAAATTGGTACGCCCGTTGCTTTGGTGCTTCAGTGATCCTTGAGTCGATCATGAACATGAACAAAACCATCGGGGGAAAAATGAAATCATTAATTTTAATGGCCGCTACAATGATGTTGTCACTCGGAGCTTTCGCTCAAGATTGGCGACCCGGCCCTGGTCGACCAGGTGGTCCCGGTCCCGGCAGACCCTGGCCCGGAGATCGCGAAGAAACTCGCGTGATTCGTTGTGAAAGCAATGATCGTCGCCCCGCATCTTGTGGCGTGGGTGGGTATATTTTAAATGCACGCGTTTCTCGCCAACTTTCAAGTGCGGCTTGCAACCCCGGAAATACTTGGGGATATGATCGTGATTATATTTGGGTTCAAAGTGGCTGTCGTGCCGAGTTCGTCGTTACGATTCGCAGCGAAGGTCGTCCTGGGCCCGGCCCCGGTTATCCCCCAGGACCTGGCCCCGGTCCTCGTCCGCCTTATGCTGACTTAATTCGTTGTGGCAGCCAAAACTATGGCTTTAACCGCTGTGGAGTTCGTGCGGGCTTCATCGGGTCTGTCGAGGTAGAGCGCCAGCATTCACGGGCCGCGTGTGTAAGAGGCCAGACCTATGGCTTTGATCGCCAAAGCGTGTGGGTGGATCGTGGTTGTGAAGCGACATTTCGCGTTTACTATCGTTAGTTAAATAAAAATATTTCTGTATGTGTTTCAACCCGCCTTGGAAGAGGCGGGTTTTTTTTTTTTTAAGCATTGATAGAATGAGGTTTGCGGAGGCATTTTTGTGGGGCAGTTTAAAGAAATAAAAATTGAAGAAACCGACGTGGTCTTGCAAGACATTGACGGAGTTAAAAACTTGTTTCATCAGCAAGACGAATCCGTGGACGTGTATTCTCTTTTTTTACCCCATTTCGATGAAGAACTTGGGGGGCTTTTGCCACACGAAAAACATTTTATTCCGGCCGCGCGAGTTTTGGATTCTCTTAAATAATCTTTTTAGATATGCTTTATCGATGGAATCGGCTCGCCTGCGTTTACGCCGTTTTACGGCCCATGATTTTGAAAACTTACGCGAACTTGAATCAGACGCGGAAGTCATGAAGTTCACCTCCTTAAGGGTGGCTTTATCAGCAGAACAAACCGCCTCTCGCTTACAGTCTTTGATTGAAAAAGAAACGGAGCGGGCGCCGTTGGGTGTTTGGGCCTTAGAGCTTAAAGACGATGCTGACTTTGTTGGTTGGTTTATGTTGTTAAAAACAAAAACCGAAACTCCCGAGTTAGGATTTATGATTGTGCGTCGACATTGGGGCAAGGGTTACACCACCGAAGGAAGTCGCTTGCTAGTGGATTATGCTTTTCATGCTCTAGGATTTTCAAAACTCACCGCGACGACGGATCCGCTCAATGAGGCCTCCAAGAAAGTTCTTTTAAAGCTCGGGTTTTCATGGATGCGCCAAGAAAACGGCCTAGATATCTTTGAAATCACGAAGCTCTAATCAAATCTAATGATTTTCGCCATTAACAATATGCAGAAAACTTGCAAGGTCGGATTTTTTAGCATGTAATTTACCTATGACAAGACGTCTTTTGTTATTAACAGCAATAATGATTCTTTCAGGGTGTGTAACGACGACGTATCGTGATGGTAAGGCGATTGAAACTTCCAAAGACTCTTCATCGGGCCGATTTAATAACGCTAAGATGCCAACACCCCCGCCGGCGGGTCTCGGCACTGATGTGCGTGTTTCTCTAGTTCCGCGCAAGGACAATCCGCAATTTTATGAATACCGCGTGGCGGAAGTTTATCCAAAAACGATTTATTCCAGAGCGGGGATAAAGTCCGGCGATACTTTGTTAAGTATTGACGGTCGCCCGATTCAAACCATGGAAGACGCCGTTAATATCCCAAACCGTATCAGCGCATTAGATTTTAATAAGCTCTTGGTGCGCCGAAACGGAAAGAATATTATTTTACAGGCGAAAAATTAGATCTATTTTTTCTTCTTTTTGCGTTTAGCTTGAGCAATCAAGTTTTCTTCAAACTCGATCATTTCGGCAAAGCTCATCTCTTTAGGAGGCTCTGCCGTGATGGCTTTGTAATCAACAGTGCTGACTTTAAGCACTTCGATTTTTTTACCTAAAAGTTCTTCGATGTCTTTAAGTAATTCTTTTTCTTCAGGTGCGCAGAAAGAAACCGCGATACCTTTGTTAAAACCACGACCGGTACGACCGATGCGGTGAACATAGTTTTCTGGTTTTTCTGGAAGATCGTAATTAATCACGTGGGTCACATTGGGCACGTCAATACCACGAGCGCTCACGTCCGTTGCGATGAGGATCTGGCATTTTCCGGCACGGAAGGCCTTCATGACCTCATCACGATCTGTTTGATCTTTTTCTCCGTGCAAAGTCATGCTGGCGATTTCAGAACGCTCTAATACTTTAGCCACGCGTTCGGCGCGAACACGGGTGCGCACAAAGATGATAAACTTTCCCTCGGGATTTTGTTTTAGGTATTCGACTAAGAAGAAACGTTTGTCATCCATTTCCATCGACATGGTAAAGTGCGATACGTTTTTTGAAACCGGATCTTCGGGGGAAATCTGGATGCGAATGGCATTGCTGCGAACTTGCGAATAGGCAAGCTTCTTGATTTCTGCATTGATCGTGGCCGAAAAAAACAAAGTTTGATGGTGATGGGGCAGTTTTCTTTTGATGGACTCAATATCTTCGATAAAACCAAGATCCAACATATGATCGGCTTCATCTAAAACCAAGGTCTCTACGGATCTTAGGTGAATGAACCCTTGGCTGATCAAATCAAACATCCGCCCTGGGGTGGTGATTAAAATATCGATGCCATCTTGAAGTTTGGTGATTTGGCGATCTTGTTCCACGCCCCCAAAAAGAGCAAAGGCTTTCACCTTGGTGTGTTTGGCTAAAGAATTAAAAACGTCGCCGATTTGTTGGGCCAGCTCACGCGTGGGGACCATGACTAAGCACTTGATGCCTAAAACTCTTTTGCTCGCTTTATTGCTGTGGATGTTATTCACAATCGGAATCGCGAAGGCCGCGGTTTTTCCCGTGCCCGTTTGGGCGATGGCTAAAACGTCTTCGCCTTTTAAGATCGAGGGGATGGCTTTGTATTGGATGTCGGTGGTACGGAAGAAGCCAAGGCCTTCAAGGTTGCGTAAAAGGTCTTCAGAAAGGTGGAATTTTTCAAATTTCATGATGCGCCGTTTATCGGCTCCAGAGCCATTTTTGTCAAAGATTATTGTTATTTACGAAAGTCTCTTCTGCAGAATGATTTTAAGGCCTTTAGTCGAGGAGTTTTCCGTCCCTATCACCTCAAAACCATGTTTTAAGTTCAAAATGAACATCTCCCGGAAGTGATTTTGGGTCTTGGTCTGCAGGATTTGATATCCTTGCTTAAGGCACCATTGGTGTTGAGTTTTGATCAGCTCACTGGCAATTCCGACCCCGCGATATTCGGGCAAAACGCCACCAAGCCAGCTATAAAAGATCTCCCCACTGAGTTCATATCCCAGCTTAAAGCCAGCAAGCTTTCCGTCGACTGTAGCGACCAAGAGTTCGGCTTTGGCGCTTTTCATTTTTTCGTCAAATCGGACAGGATCGAAATCACCGAAAATTTTGCGGCAAAGTTTTGCGATGGTTTCTTTTGCTTGGGTGTCGATAAAGGAAGTCGGAGTGATCTGGATCCGCGCTTTTCTAAATCGAGGCGTCATTTTGCCTTCAAACTCAATCTCACTTTCAAAGATTTCCCGAGGACGAACCCACAGCGTCGCCAGCTCGTTTGGATAACGCGTTTCATAGACCACGAGATCTTCAAGCGTCTCACTGTGTTTGGCGATGCCGAGAAATTTGTAGGGTTTGTTTTTATAGTGATAATAAAGTGTCATGCTCATAGTGTCTGCAGACAATTTATCCCGCGTCCACTTCAAGTCAACAAAGTTTCTTGTTATGAGGATGCGTAAAATAAACCTTAAAATAATGGATTCAATTATATACCGGTAACAATACTCAATAAACATTCAATGGTGGAAGATTAGAGAGTAAATATGTGGTTCGAAATAAAATTAACACTGTTTAGGAAAGAGGTTTCTATGCAACTAGTGCAATTCATCAAAGAGTGTCGACAGGCTAAAGCTTGGAGACAGAGTGAAATGGCCGATCAAATGGGAATTTCAACCCAAGCGATTTCAAATATAGAGCGCGGAGTGATGAAACCACCTATTCATTTTTTGATTAAGTTCTGTAAGGTTTTTGATGTACCCGAGGATAAGGTTCAAGAACTGTTTGTTGCTTACCAGATGGATGTGGCTGAAAAAGAGTCCGCTGAAAAATGGAAAAAGGCGGTCGTCACCAAATCAATTAAGGAACTTCAAAAAAGTCCTATCATCTGGAACTAAAATAAAAATTGCCAGAAAGTATGTCTCTCATCAAGAGAGCGGCAGGCTGGCGTGTTTTAAAAAAATCCAAATTGATTTAATGATCATTGGTTTTCTGCAAAGTTTTTCTTGAAGTCTTGGCTTCGGTTTGAAATCCCTCCATGGTGAAGAAGATTGCTTCTCACTATGGAAAGGATGAGCATGGAAACCACACGAATTTCTCACTCAAAAAATGAAAACCTAAAAAATCAAAGCAGCGCCTTAGCGGCGAAATATTTTCCAGAAGAGGGCTCGGGTCGCAGGCCTCTTAGTGCCACCATCTACAAAAAAACAGTGTCTGAGGTTTTTGACCTTTTACGGAATGTCGAAAACTTCCCGCAATTTTTTGAAAGCTTAAAAAAAGTGGAAACCGCCGGAGAGGGGAAGGCACAGTGGTATTTTCAAGGCATTCCGTCGGAGGGATTTTCATCTCACGATTCTTTTTCTGTTCCGATGAATGTTCAGTTTGATCAAAGCAA contains:
- a CDS encoding helix-turn-helix domain-containing protein — encoded protein: MQLVQFIKECRQAKAWRQSEMADQMGISTQAISNIERGVMKPPIHFLIKFCKVFDVPEDKVQELFVAYQMDVAEKESAEKWKKAVVTKSIKELQKSPIIWN
- a CDS encoding DEAD/DEAH box helicase, with protein sequence MKFEKFHLSEDLLRNLEGLGFFRTTDIQYKAIPSILKGEDVLAIAQTGTGKTAAFAIPIVNNIHSNKASKRVLGIKCLVMVPTRELAQQIGDVFNSLAKHTKVKAFALFGGVEQDRQITKLQDGIDILITTPGRMFDLISQGFIHLRSVETLVLDEADHMLDLGFIEDIESIKRKLPHHHQTLFFSATINAEIKKLAYSQVRSNAIRIQISPEDPVSKNVSHFTMSMEMDDKRFFLVEYLKQNPEGKFIIFVRTRVRAERVAKVLERSEIASMTLHGEKDQTDRDEVMKAFRAGKCQILIATDVSARGIDVPNVTHVINYDLPEKPENYVHRIGRTGRGFNKGIAVSFCAPEEKELLKDIEELLGKKIEVLKVSTVDYKAITAEPPKEMSFAEMIEFEENLIAQAKRKKKKK
- a CDS encoding SRPBCC family protein, yielding METTRISHSKNENLKNQSSALAAKYFPEEGSGRRPLSATIYKKTVSEVFDLLRNVENFPQFFESLKKVETAGEGKAQWYFQGIPSEGFSSHDSFSVPMNVQFDQSNNSLVWKAEDKAGFDYTIAIELLPAPADRGTIVRLMVAYENMLGEIAGKFEKIFGKDAEVTSKKNLQRLKAFCETGSVPTTEGQPSGREEDLEETKH
- a CDS encoding GNAT family N-acetyltransferase, which translates into the protein MESARLRLRRFTAHDFENLRELESDAEVMKFTSLRVALSAEQTASRLQSLIEKETERAPLGVWALELKDDADFVGWFMLLKTKTETPELGFMIVRRHWGKGYTTEGSRLLVDYAFHALGFSKLTATTDPLNEASKKVLLKLGFSWMRQENGLDIFEITKL
- a CDS encoding DUF3011 domain-containing protein, whose protein sequence is MKSLILMAATMMLSLGAFAQDWRPGPGRPGGPGPGRPWPGDREETRVIRCESNDRRPASCGVGGYILNARVSRQLSSAACNPGNTWGYDRDYIWVQSGCRAEFVVTIRSEGRPGPGPGYPPGPGPGPRPPYADLIRCGSQNYGFNRCGVRAGFIGSVEVERQHSRAACVRGQTYGFDRQSVWVDRGCEATFRVYYR
- a CDS encoding GNAT family N-acetyltransferase; its protein translation is MSMTLYYHYKNKPYKFLGIAKHSETLEDLVVYETRYPNELATLWVRPREIFESEIEFEGKMTPRFRKARIQITPTSFIDTQAKETIAKLCRKIFGDFDPVRFDEKMKSAKAELLVATVDGKLAGFKLGYELSGEIFYSWLGGVLPEYRGVGIASELIKTQHQWCLKQGYQILQTKTQNHFREMFILNLKHGFEVIGTENSSTKGLKIILQKRLS
- a CDS encoding PDZ domain-containing protein; amino-acid sequence: MTRRLLLLTAIMILSGCVTTTYRDGKAIETSKDSSSGRFNNAKMPTPPPAGLGTDVRVSLVPRKDNPQFYEYRVAEVYPKTIYSRAGIKSGDTLLSIDGRPIQTMEDAVNIPNRISALDFNKLLVRRNGKNIILQAKN